Part of the Sphingobacterium sp. LZ7M1 genome, ATAAGTTTCTCTGAAATTGAAGGCTAAACTTTTTATGTACTTCCTTAAATGATAGGTCCACAGCACATCTTCATTCACAATACCCTCCATGAAGTAGATTTCATGCCTCTTTAAGATATCCAAGCGAATAAGCTTATTGCAAGGTGAAATAGGTAAGCTATTGAAAATGTTTGACCGGACCCAATGTATGTCACAAGAATAATCTGGATATCCTTTACCAGAGATTTTCAGAACATGGTTGATATTTGCAACCTCACTTAAAATTTCCCCTTGAACGATATCGACACCTGGATGTTTAAATACATGGTATACCAACTCATCGATACAAGTTGAAGAAATTGCATCATCACTATCTAAGAAATAAATATAATCGGACTGGCTTTCTCTGATCCCTCGATTCCTAGTTCCTGAAGCCCCTAGGTTTTTATCATTCTTGAGCAACTTAAAATTGATTGGTCCATTATAGCTATCAATTTTCTTTTGAAGAATATCAAAGCTTGCATCAGTACTCCCATCGTCAATGAACATGCAGGTCAAATAAGGATAATTCTGAAGAGCAACCGACTCAAAACACTCTCTGATGTACTTTTCAACATTAAAAACCGGAACAATTACTGTTACTTGGATCATGGGTCCAATATAGGGATATATTAATAAATTGTAAAATATTAGGACAATATTTTAATTACAATTTTCTAATAATTCACACAAAAGAACTATGCTAATTTTTACTCTACCGAAAACCCTTATTTTATCTTTAAACTTAAGCCAATTGAATATAACCGAAAATACACAGTACCTAATAGACCAAACAAGGAATAAATCTCCGATATATAGTCTAACCCGACTTCAAATTTATACTTTCTTATTGCAATTAAAAAGTCCCTCTTATCTTGGACCCCCCTATTGCTATGGATCAATAGCTGTGCAAAATCCTTCAAATACTTTTTTGTAGCATCCGACTTTTCAACGTGATTCTTTTCAGAACCGGAGGTACTGTTTCTAAAAACCCTCACTACCACACTGGAATCACTGATGAAGTAAATTTTATTGAATCCTGACATACTCAAGATCAAAAAATCATCTGTGTGCCAAGCTAGAGGATAAATTTCAAAACCGACATCATTAAACCTTTCTCTCCTAAAAACATGCTCACTTAGGCTACTGTTCAGTCCTCCCGCAATCTTTCTTAATATTAGATTATAGGTGTCATAGTAACCAGTTCTAAATCCATTATAAAACCTAACTTCCTTGTCACCTACAAAATCAAGGATTGTATTAAATTTTAACACATGACAGCAAGAATCGATGAAGGCTAAATTCTTATAAAACTCTTCTACAAAGTTTGAGGAAATGGAATCGTCATCACCCAATATTTGAAACCAAGGCTCTTTAACCTCAGTCAAAATTCTCATCCATTGAAAAGCCAAATTTTTCCCACCTAAGTTGTCGGAATAATTGAAATAGAAATACTGGTCTGATGATAAATATTTTTCGATGATAGGTAAAGGGTCATCCGGACTTAAATCGTTTCCTATGTAAACAGAAAACCTCTTATTGCTTTGGTTAGCTAAAGATTTTATACATTCTTCAAAATAATCAATCTTGAAATAAGGAATTACTATTGCTAATTCGTTCATCTCAGGAGCTTAACTTTTAAAATGGTTTCCTTATAACCAAGGCGCAAAATCTTCAAATAGCTGGTTGAAAACTCTTGACATACCAGTAGTGGCCACTTCCAATTCGCATAAGCCAATTGTACTATCCCTTGGACTAGAATTAACCCTAAAACTCCAAACGAAAGATAATTTAGAACCAGGAAATCACCGATTGCAACAAAAAATCCTGCAATGATGGACGACTTCAAAAAAGGAACTTCATTTTTGGTCACTATCAAAGTTCCAAAGTTGGAATGGTTATTTTCTAAAATGACAACTAAACAATATGCCATCATGATATAGGCATTTGGCAAAACTGCATTAGAACCTATAAATTCAAGTACCATTGGGCCCAAGAAAATCAAAAAAGAGGCCCCCATAATGAATAAGGAAAGATACACGAACAATGCAAAGGAGAAAGTTTGCATCACCTCCTTTGATTTCCCTGAGATTCGCAGCGAAGCAAATGTAGGGTTATAACTGTTGATCAATGTTCCTGAAACCACCCCTATAATACCCACCAATTGGATTAACAGACCATAAGATGCGACCTCCTCACTGCTCAGGTATAAACCTGCTAAAAACATACTGAGGTTATTTATGGCATATGCAGAGATAAACACCAATCCCAATCTACTTGAATTGTGCCAAATCTTTAGAAACAAATCCTTTCTTTCTTCAGGCTTTGGTTTTATCCCTTTCAGCTTTTCTTTGAAATCACGGTCATAAAAGAACCGGTAAGAAATGAATCTATATACAAAGGTGGAACATAGACTGGAAATCGCCACTCCAAAAAGTCCATAGCCCATGTACAAAAAGGAGATGGCTAGAGAAATATAGACAACTTTGGAGATGATCCCGGCAATTTTGGCTTTGCGGATCAATCCTCGTCCTATCAATAAAGAATCAAAATAGGTAAAATAGAAACTCAGAAAGATGGAAATAATGGTAAATATCCAAATCCAGATCACATGGTTCACACTTGTAAAACCGTTGGTGACACTGTAGATATACCAGGTCCCAAACGTACAAAGAACTATCCCAGAAAAAATAGCAATCCGTAGATACACGAATTTAGCCGTATTGATCATATTGGCGAGAAGATTATAATTAATCTCTCCTAATCCATTTACATCTTGGATACCCTTTTTTTGAATTTCTTGGGCCCCACTAAATACATAGGTAATATTCCTTCCGAACTGCGGTGCAAAACCAAAATCGAACAAAGCAACCATGGACCCCAAGGATCCAATCAAGTAGTTTAATGCAATTTCCTCTGTTGAAAGTAATCTTAAAATAATAGGAAGGATGAAAATACCTGAAGCTATTCCAAAAAATTGCGCTAAATAACTCCAAATAACATCCTTTTTGGTCAATTTAACGCCCATAAAGTTGTTTAAGTCTCTTTATTCTTGCGGCTACCTTTAATTAAGTCAATTAATATAGCCAATTCCTTAGTCTTTAATAGATAAGCAACGCCAAAATAAGTACACAAATATATGGAAACAGATATTATCAAACGAATTAAATCGTGGTAATTTATAAGTAAATATTGGTCAATTAGGAAAACGAGCCCACCTACAATTAACGCCCTGATAATACTCGGCAACAAATCAGCAAATTGTCTCCAAATAGGGTAATTAATAAACTTAGAAGTGTAATGGGTATTTATGAAAACCGTAATGACTGAAATAATAACACTACCCCAGACTAAACCAATCATACCGAATGGCAAACAGCATAAAATGACCGAAACAATAACTATCTTTTTGAAAACCTCGATTTTCAAGTAAAGGTCGGACCTACCTTTTGCCTGCAAGATATTCAGGTTATAGGCATGGATTGGATAAAAAATCCCTCCTATTGATAAGATTTGAAAGTATTGGACAGAAGGCAACCATTTATCTGTCAATAAAAACCGGATCAAAGGTTCTGCAACTACAACCATTAAAACTGACAATGGAGCTATCAGAAAGATCACAACCAAAATAATACTTTGATAATATTTTTTCAATGCAGCATCATCATGGGCTAGCTTGGCAAACAGTGGAAATGTAACCCTATTTAAAGCCCCAGCTATATTTGTAATCGGCAATTGCTTTAATGAATCAGCCCTATTATAATAACCCAATTGGGTTGGAGAAAACTTCTTACCAATGATAATGTTGTACAAATTATTGAAAATCGTATCCAACAATGACGAAGCGGTCAATTTCACACCAAAGGAAAAATGGTATTTGAATTTCTCTTTATCAAAGACAAAAGAAGGCCTCCAATCACTATACAACCAATATTGTAATGTATAAACAAAGTTTTGAACTAGGGAAGAATAGATCAGTGACCAGACACCGAACCCATGGGTCGCAAAGAAAATCCCAGATGCACCGCCAGCCAGCATGGATGGTAACTGAATCTTGAACGCCCTTTTGAAATTCATCTCTTTAATGACCTTCGTCGCTTGAACTGCCGCAAAGGAATCAATGATTAAGATGATGGCATAAGTCCTGATTAATCCTGTAAGAACTGGGATTTCATAAAAAGCGGCAACAAGTGGAGCGGTAAAAAAGATGATGCAGTACAGGATAACACTGACACCAAAATTGAACCAGAACACAGTGGACATATCCCTTTGGTCGACATCTTGACTTCGTATAAGGCTATTTGTCAATCCCCCGTTTACCAAAACAGCGGATACACTCATAATTACCCCATACAAAGCAATTGTTCCAAAATCAGATGGCAATAAAACTCTTGCTAAAACCAGGTTTATGACAAAACCGATCAGTTGCGAACCAAACTGTTCAGCAAAAACCCAAAATACTCCTTTAGCAGCTTGCTCTTTAAGCCCCATGCTTTATAGTTTCAAAATTTTTAATATAAAATTATGATTTTATATTATTTCCCGAATTCTGCATTCAACATTCTCCTTAAGCCTTCCTCCATAGAATATGGGGGAACAAAACCTGAAGACATCGCTTTTGTAGAATCATATTTAGTAACTGCACAGAATTTCTTCACGCGAACAGAACTGATCGTCAATTTTTTCCGGCTTAAAAATGCCAATACATCAAAGCCGTAACCTCCTAGCATCCCGATCCAGTAAGGGATATGGGTAGTCGGAATCTTTTTACCCAAAATCTCACCAGTATGATAAACCAAATCATTGGTAGTAAAATCGGGCTTGTCTACATAGTTATATACATTATAACCCTCTCGCTTATGTTGAATCAAGAATTCTAGAAATGCAACGACATTCCCAACATAGGACATAGACTTTTGATTTTTTCCATCACCGATCATCATGAATTTACCTGATGCAATTTGATTCAACAGGTTAAAAACATTCCCTCTGTTACCTTCTCCAAAGATCACTGTAGGGCGAACGATATTGATGTTCCAGTCAGCATGGGTCTTATACCACTCTTGAAGAACCTGCTCAGCCTCCCATTTACTCTTACCGTAATGGTTAAATGCATCCGCAGGAAAAGATTCATCCGGATTATCCTTATCCAAGCCATAAACCGCTACAGAACTGGTAAAGATCAGCCTGCTAACACCATTAGCTTCCATGGCTTCTAGGGTATGCCTCATCCCTTCCACATTCACATCATAATAAAGTGACGTCGGAGAAACATCATCCCTATGCTCTGCTGCTAACAAAATCACCACATCTTGGCCCTTCAAAAGCTCTTTTAATCGAACTTTATCAAGAACATTCGCAATTTTTGTCAACTGTGGATAACTAGAACTTTGTTGTTTATCAATATTGATAAGGTTTAGTGTGGGAGTATCAATGAGGTTTCCAATTAGCTTTGTGCCAACAAAACCTGAACCACCGATAATAGCTATATTCATCTAAAATCTAAATGTTATATTTTATTTATTAATGTGACTGAAACTGCATCTGGAGCTTCCCCAGCTTTAACCTCTTTAACCTGAGCCTCAGTAAACTGAGCAGTTTCTACTTTTATCGTTCCTTGTTCCATTTCCTGATTAACAAGTTTAGCATTTCTTTTGTTCACAAAATAATTGAAAGTCAATGTAAACAAGAACCACAAAACAAGATCCAAAAGAACAACTACATTATTGCTAATGAATTGAACGGTGATAATATTAAAAGCACAGAAAAACAAAGAGAGACCAATGATACTCATCATGGCACTCTTATGTGATAGACCTGATCGAAGTAATTTATGGTGCAAATGGCTACGATCTGCCTTGAACAAAGGCAAGCCCTTGTACCATCTGATAAATATTACCCTTGCTACATCAAAAACAGGAACGATCAATGTCGAGAAAGCTACAACAATAGCTCCTTCAGAAAAAGGCTTGATACTCTTATTGTTCATAGCAAAGCTAATGGCTAGAAATGCCATGGTATATCCTAAGGTCATACTGCCTGTATCACCCATAAATATCCTTCTCCTCCTTTTGGATGCACCAAAAACATTGTAATAGAAGAATGATATTAAAATACCTGTTGTAATAAATGCTAACAAGGCATGGATCCAGGCATGATAGAATGCAAATAAGGTCCCTAATACCAAACAGCCAACGCCAACCAGGCCAGAACATAATCCATCCAAACCATCGATCAGATTGATCGCATTGATGATAAGTACAGCAGCAAAAATTGTGAGCGGAATGCCAGCCCATGCTGGCAGATAAGTTAGGAACATCAATCCATAAAGATCATTGATCCATAATCCAGCTAGAGGAAAGAATGTAGCTACCAAAATCTGTGCAACAAACTTCCATTTATAGCTTACTCCAATTAAATCATCTGCTATCCCAATGATATAAAGAATTACCAGACCACAAATTAACATGATGAACATCGGAAATACTTCCCATGTCACAATGCCTAAATTGACAAAATTAGTCTTATAAACTAATACAACGGTAATGGCTAATAAACAACATTGAATGGGAACAAATGCAACTCCACCTAATCTAGGGATAATACTCTGGTGGACTTTTCTTGCATCGATGGGATCAAATAACCTCTTCCTATATGTTATAAGCATAATATATGGGATGATAATCTTCCCAAGAAATATGGCTAATAAGAAAGGAACAAGTAGAATGATAAACTCCATCGACTTAATTTTTTAGACTTTAGTTGAAAGCTGATTTAGTAACACTATATCTAACCAACGATTTAATTTTGCTTTATAAAATGAGCATTTGTTTGGAACAAATTTATAACATATTTAAAGGGCAAACGACTGATTAAGCCTATCCACACCTTATATTTCTCAATTTGTAGCCCAAACCTTACACCCTCATTTATGTGCTTAAACATCTAATTTCTAAGACTTATCAAATTTACTTAGCCCTAATTAATACCATTAAGCCAATTATTAAACCCATAATTTAGAGGTATGGAACAATATCTAGATTATTGCAAAGGAATTAATACCATAACCCCAGCAAAAGGAACTGAAATCAATAATTATATTATAAAAATAGAAAATTTAAATTAATAAATAAATTATTTAAAGATCTTTTTCCAAGCTGAAACCTTGGCGGGACGAATGCCTTCTTCGAAAACCGCATCCGTATCAAAGGCTAGATCATGTGCCATTTTTTTGTTTATTGCCCGATAAATTATCCCCCAATCTGGTAGCCCACCAAAGTTTCGGTCATCAATAAATAAATCAGCACTTAGTTTTCTTGGACCTTTACTCCGGTCCTCTTCAGGAAAATTCGAATTATGTGCGTAAAATTCCAACCCTTGATCTTTACAATAATCAATAGCCTCCTGTAACAACTCACCCTCCCTCACCGTCCACAATATCAATATATGATGCTCATTCTGTAATTGCTTCAAAATATCTATTGCAAAAGGAATGGGTTTCCCAATCCTTGGGTATCTATGCTCAACAATGGTTCCATCAAAATCAACCGCAATTACCATCTTTCAATATTTTTTATCTATTACAACAAATTCCAGTCCAAACCTTACTGATTTCAGTCAACTCATAAACAGATTTATAAGACCAATTCGGGAAAAATCAGTTCGTTTTTTCATAATGAAAAATCCTTTTATTCAAAATATAATTTTGTAAAAGTTACAATACCTAATTTTTTTCAAAATTTAATTAGGCAACCATTAAAAACCTTATAAACTACCCCCATTGACTTTAAATCAAAGTTATCCTATGATTTCCTGAATTTCCTTAACCAGCCGAACCCCCTTCTCCCACAGCCACTCATTGGATAAAAATTAAGTTTTAATAATTTAGCGCCGCAAATTTCACAACTATTCACAAAATAATTATCAATCATGAAAGTATTAAAAGTTGCTTTTTTATCTGCTGTTACCTTCCTTAGTTTGCAAGTCTCAGCTCAAGAGTCTGAAGGTGAGGAAAACCTAGAGATTGACACAACCAAAACTTGGACCATCATGGGTGAAAACACCTTTCTATTAAACCAAAGTTCCTTTTCAAACTGGGCTGCGGGTGGTGTAAACTCCTTGGCTGGAAATCTGATTTTCAATTACGATTTCAATTACAAAAAAGACAAATGGAATTGGGATAATAAATTGATCGCTGCCTATGGACAGACCTACCAAAAAGAAACAGATTGGAGAAAAAACGATGACCGTTTCGCTATTAACAGTTTACTAGGCTACCAAGCTGCTGAAAAATGGTATTACACCTTTTTCATGAACTTCAATACCCAATTTGCAAATGGTTATGAATATAAGGATCAGATTAGAGGAAGAAAGATTTCTGCCCCATTTGCTCCTGCATATTTAAGTTTCGGTCCAGGTATGGCTTTCAAAGAATCAGACAATTTCAAAATCAATATCTCTCCGGCATCTGCAAGGTTTGTGATGGTGGGAGCTGAAAGCCTAAGACCAGATTACGGTGTTGATCCAGATAAATTCTCAAGAAACGAATTTGGTGCAGCTTTAGATGCTTACTATAAAGTCGGGTTAATGGAAAACATTACTTTTGAAACCATCCTGAAATTATACTCTAATTATCTTCAAGATCCACAAAATATTGATGTAGACTATTTAGCAAACCTAAATCTACAGGTAAATAGGTTCATATCAGTAAATGCGGCCGTTCAACTGGTATATGATGACAACGTGAATGTTCCTAAAAGCGATGGCACCAAAGGCCCAGGATTACAAGTAAGACAGATCCTTGGTGCGGGTGTGACTTATAAGTTTTAAGAACCTTACAGAAAATTAATAAATTTATTAAAGGCGGCTAAATGGCCGCTTTTTTTGTGCCCTTATCCTACTTCTGTTTCGAATATTTTTAAGTTTCAAGAAACCAAAAGACTGAAAACCTGTTGTTTAATAAAGGAAATATAACATAAAATCTTATTCAAAATGGCTAAAATAGTTGCAGAACAATTGGTAGAAATGCTCGTTGAAGCGGGAGTTAAACGAGTATATGCAGTAACAGGTGATAGTTTGAACTTTTTCAATGAAGCAATTAGAAAAGATGGTAGAATCCAATGGATCCATGTCAGGCATGAGGAGGTTGGAGCTTATGCCGCTGCCGCTGAGGCAGAGTTGGATGGTTTAGCATGCTGTGCAGGAAGCTGTGGACCCGGACATGTGCATTTAATCAATGGGGTTTATGAAGCCCATCGTGCGCATGTACCTATGTTAGTGATTGCATCAACCATTCCAACAAATCAAATGGGAACCAGCTATTTCCAAGAAACAAACACCTATAAACTATTTGATGACTGTAGTGGGTACAACCAATTGATTACTACGGCCGAACAGGCTCCTCGTATCATTCAATCTGCAATTCAGCATGCAATCTCTCAAAAGGGAGTCAGTGTCATCGGGTTACCGGGCGATGTTTCTAAATTAAAGGCCAAAGAATCAATAACCTCAACCCAAATTTTCCGATGTAACCCTTTAATCAGACCCTCGGACACTGAACTTCAAAAAATTGCTGACCTCCTAAATAAAGGATCGAAAATCACTCTTTATGCTGGAATTGGCGCTATAGGTGCTAGGCAAGAATTACAGCTCCTGGCACAGAAACTAAAAGCACCAGTAGGCTATAGCTTTCGGGGAAAAATGAATGCCCAACTGCCTGCTCCCTATGATGTGGGAATGACTGGTCTTTTAGGCATCCCTTCCTGCTACCAAGCGATGAAAGAAGCGGATGTACTGCTATTGTTAGGTACTGATATGCCATATGATGATTTTATGCCAACCGACAACAAAATAATCCAGATCGATACAGCGGAAGAAAGGCTCGGCAGAAGATGTAAGCTCGATCTCGCGGCAGTAGGCGATATCCGAGAAACCATACTCGCTTTATTACCACTTTTAGAGGAAAAAGTGGACAGCGCCTTTCTGGACTCATTGGGCAATTTCGCAAAGAAAGTACAGGATAACCTTCATGAGTATGTTGACGATATAGGCACAAAAGATGCCATACAACCTGAATTTGTTGCCGATGTGATCAACAAACATGCTAGCCCTAATGCCATCTTTACCCTTGATACTGGAATGACCTGTGTATGGGGTGCTAGGTATATACAGCAAACAGGCGACCGGAAGATGCTTGGATCCTTTAATCATGGTAGCATGGCCAATGCCATGCCTATGGCAATTGGAGCGGCATTAGCCCATCCTGAAAGACAGGTCATAGCTATGTGCGGCGATGGTGGCCTTTCGATGTTGTTAGGAGATTTAGCAACCATAAAACAATATAATCTTCCCATAAAGCTTATTGTTTTTAATAATAGAGCTTTAGGTATGGTAAAACTTGAAATGCAAGTAGCTGGTTTGGTTGATAATCAAACTGATATGGAAAACCCGGACTTCGCTAAGGTTGCTGAAGCCTTCGGCATCCCAGCTATCAATATCCATAAGCCAGAAGAGGTAGATTCGGTCATCGCGGAAACTTTACGCGTCGATGGTCCATTCCTATTGAACATCTTCACCAACCCTAGCGCATTGGCAATGCCTTCCCACATCAGCGCAAATCAAGTCGTGGGCATGACAGAAAGTATGGGAAAACTGATCCTTGGCGGCCGGATGGACGAAGTCTTTGAAACCATTAAGTCAAACTACAAACACTTAAAAAGCATATTCTAAAAATAAAATAGGGCAAACTATCAGTTTGCCCTTTCCTATTATCCTTCAAAAAGTATTAAACAGTCAACCCTATTTAGGGATGGACAATTGACAATTGTCTCATGTCTCATGTCTTGTGTCTTGTGTCTAAATACTATTTACTCTTATACAAATGGCTCAACAAGGCGAAACATAAGATAAAACTCATGATAAAGCCAAACCACGAAAGTACAGGAATACCCCAGATCAGATAACCAACCCTTCCATGCGCAAGGATACTTGCCCCAACTCCAAAGGTCATTGCCAAAATGGACAGCAAAAATTTATTTCCCATCCTATGCAGGATCAATTGAAGATTATCAAAATCTTGCATTTTGTGGTTTACGGTTATTTTGTCCTCTTTTACCTTTTCTAAAATGGTCAACAGATCCAAAGGCACTTCAGTCAGGACATCCTTGGCAAATTTGGCTTTCTCCTTCAATTGCCCTAAAATATATTCTGAAGAAAATTTCTCAGCCGCTATCTTTTTGGCAAAGGGTTCAATACTCTCAGGCACATTGAGATCAGCATCTAATTGTCGACCTGTACCCTCTAATATTGAAACTCCACGAAGCAAGAGGTAAACAAAATCTGGCAATAAGATATGATTACTTTGCAAAACGATATTTAATTTTTGCAACATCACTGAAATATCAATGTCATCAAGGGCATTTTGCTTGATCATCTCAAATATTTCATAAGCATCTCTTTCCAACCGCCTTTCATCTTCAATATGGTGGGCTACAGAAAGTCTCTTTATGTTTTTTATCAAACTTTTGGCATCGTTTGCCAGAAAATCAAGAACCATGGCCTCTATGATCTTTCTATCCTCTGGAATCATAAATCCCATGGCGCCAAAGTCTATAAAAACGATCTGACCACGATGGTTGACAAAAACATTTCCGGGATGGGGATCGGCATGGAAGAAACCGTGCATCAGCACCTGTTCTAAATAGAGATCTAATACATTTTGCAAAACCGACTTTGGATATAGCCCATATTGCTTAAATCCTTCTTGATCATTAACCTTTACGCCATCTATAAACTCCATGCAGATCAAGGTATCTGTACTAAATTTCCTATAAACTTTAGGAACATAAACATCCTTGTTCTCTTTGAAGTTTCTTCTAAACCGCTCGATATTATTTATTTCATTGGTAAACGAAAGCTCATTCAACAGGGAACTTTCAAAAGAAAGAACGATTTGATAAAGGTTCATTTTATAGACTACTTCATATTTCCGCTGAAGTAGCTTGACTAAATCTTTGATAAAATCCAGGTCAGCTTGAATGACCTCGTCAATTTCCTCTCTTTTTACCTTTAATACAACCTCTTTACCATTTTTTAAAGTAGCTCGATAGACCTGAGCAATTGAGGCTGAAGCTATAGGAATTTCATCAATGGAGATAAAATGTTCATCAAGGTCAACCTCTAATTCATCGGCCAACCTTTTTCGGATATCAATACCTTCTAAAGCAACTTCATCCTGCAGTTTTATTAGCTCCTCCTGTAGGTCTTTGGGAATAATATCTGGGCGATTGCTCAGTAATTGCCCCAACTTAATAAATGTTGGACCCAATTCTTCAATAGCTAGTCGGACCCTTACATTAAAATCTTCCTCAAATACCTTTCGAGCATGATTATTCCAGAACAAGAAACTATCTGGCAATATCCTATCAAGATTGGACCTGGAGACAACTTCATCAAATCCATGTTTCGAAAGGATTTTTAGAATTTGTCCAACACGCTTTATCTTTTGAAAACCATTGATATGCTTCATATTGATATTTATGATGCCTTTTTATTTCCTATTTAAATCCGTAACCAACAATGGATTACCCATTTTCATTTCACTAATAAAATCAGCAACCTTTTGGGTGGAAGCTGCCTCCATTAGAAAGTCAAGTTCTTTTTGCGTAACTCCTACCAATTGGATAAAAGACACCTCTCCATGCGCTGTATTGATCCGCCCTAATTGAGGGTCAAGAGTGGTGACAAAACCAACAATTGCTGTGTCTGTATTTAATCGGATTGGACCCTTTGCCGGAATGAACTGATTCTCTTCAAACCAT contains:
- a CDS encoding thiamine pyrophosphate-dependent enzyme, with product MAKIVAEQLVEMLVEAGVKRVYAVTGDSLNFFNEAIRKDGRIQWIHVRHEEVGAYAAAAEAELDGLACCAGSCGPGHVHLINGVYEAHRAHVPMLVIASTIPTNQMGTSYFQETNTYKLFDDCSGYNQLITTAEQAPRIIQSAIQHAISQKGVSVIGLPGDVSKLKAKESITSTQIFRCNPLIRPSDTELQKIADLLNKGSKITLYAGIGAIGARQELQLLAQKLKAPVGYSFRGKMNAQLPAPYDVGMTGLLGIPSCYQAMKEADVLLLLGTDMPYDDFMPTDNKIIQIDTAEERLGRRCKLDLAAVGDIRETILALLPLLEEKVDSAFLDSLGNFAKKVQDNLHEYVDDIGTKDAIQPEFVADVINKHASPNAIFTLDTGMTCVWGARYIQQTGDRKMLGSFNHGSMANAMPMAIGAALAHPERQVIAMCGDGGLSMLLGDLATIKQYNLPIKLIVFNNRALGMVKLEMQVAGLVDNQTDMENPDFAKVAEAFGIPAINIHKPEEVDSVIAETLRVDGPFLLNIFTNPSALAMPSHISANQVVGMTESMGKLILGGRMDEVFETIKSNYKHLKSIF
- a CDS encoding AarF/ABC1/UbiB kinase family protein, whose product is MKHINGFQKIKRVGQILKILSKHGFDEVVSRSNLDRILPDSFLFWNNHARKVFEEDFNVRVRLAIEELGPTFIKLGQLLSNRPDIIPKDLQEELIKLQDEVALEGIDIRKRLADELEVDLDEHFISIDEIPIASASIAQVYRATLKNGKEVVLKVKREEIDEVIQADLDFIKDLVKLLQRKYEVVYKMNLYQIVLSFESSLLNELSFTNEINNIERFRRNFKENKDVYVPKVYRKFSTDTLICMEFIDGVKVNDQEGFKQYGLYPKSVLQNVLDLYLEQVLMHGFFHADPHPGNVFVNHRGQIVFIDFGAMGFMIPEDRKIIEAMVLDFLANDAKSLIKNIKRLSVAHHIEDERRLERDAYEIFEMIKQNALDDIDISVMLQKLNIVLQSNHILLPDFVYLLLRGVSILEGTGRQLDADLNVPESIEPFAKKIAAEKFSSEYILGQLKEKAKFAKDVLTEVPLDLLTILEKVKEDKITVNHKMQDFDNLQLILHRMGNKFLLSILAMTFGVGASILAHGRVGYLIWGIPVLSWFGFIMSFILCFALLSHLYKSK